In Macadamia integrifolia cultivar HAES 741 chromosome 5, SCU_Mint_v3, whole genome shotgun sequence, a single window of DNA contains:
- the LOC122077991 gene encoding transcription repressor OFP2-like, whose amino-acid sequence MRLVINVVSMNELQLWLIVSFLVSAKGMETADEELNKINRRYKKLRHHNNSLSFSASLPDDVHGVFADSICAVKYSINPYEDLRESIVEMIREVGVRDWEEMEELVYCYVVLNPPEIHGFIGAAFLSLCSQDFLLVTAT is encoded by the coding sequence ATGAGACTAGTTATTAATGTAGTCTCTATGAACGAACTACAACTGTGGTTGATTGTGAGTTTCTTGGTTTCTGCAAAAGGCATGGAAACTGCTGATGAGGAACTTAACAAGATCAACAGGAGATATAAGAAACTTAGACACCACAACAATAGTCTAAGCTTTTCGGCGAGCTTGCCGGACGACGTTCATGGAGTGTTTGCAGATAGTATCTGTGCAGTGAAGTACTCTATCAATCCATATGAAGATTTGAGGGAATCAATAGTTGAAATGATTAGGGAAGTGGGTGTCCGAGACtgggaggagatggaggagTTGGTTTACTGTTATGTGGTCCTCAACCCACCAGAGATCCATGGATTCATTGGAGCTGCTTTCCTTAGTCTATGTTCTCAAGATTTCCTGCTTGTTACAGCAACCTGA